The following coding sequences lie in one Homalodisca vitripennis isolate AUS2020 chromosome X, UT_GWSS_2.1, whole genome shotgun sequence genomic window:
- the LOC124368634 gene encoding neprilysin-2-like, whose translation MSHNGWACLVILFTIGSCESIRPVCETDECKTAADRILNCMDPSVRPCDDFYKFACGKFLESAELRDYLSSNSSFIQVNEIVEDQLKAILFEESTPDEPYPYKTMKHLFSQCLDEGNCVCTKLR comes from the exons ATGTCACACAATGGCTGGGCTTGTCTCGTAATATTATTTACCATTGGTTCAT GTGAATCGATCCGACCCGTATGCGAGACAGATGAATGTAAGACAGCTG CCGATAGAATCCTGAACTGCATGGATCCGTCTGTCAGGCCCTGCGATGACTTCTACAAATTTGCTTGCGGGAAATTCCTGGAATCTGCAGAACTACGTGATTATTTG TCAAGTAACTCTTCGTTCATCCAAGTTAACGAAATAGTGGAAGATCAGTTGAAGGCTATCCTTTTCGAAGAGTCAACACCAGATGAACCTTACCCATACAAGACaatgaaacatttgttttctCAGTGTTTGGATGAAGGTAATTGTGTGTGCACTAAATTGCGATAA